A genomic stretch from Thauera sp. GDN1 includes:
- the sufC gene encoding Fe-S cluster assembly ATPase SufC: MLKINNLHASIDGKAILKGLDLEVADGEVHAIMGPNGSGKSTLAQVLAGRDTFTVTDGSVDWDGADLLALPAEERARAGLFLAFQYPVEIPGVSNAYFLKAAVNAIRRHRGLPEFDAMDFLSRVKAEMKAVGMKEEFLYRSVNEGFSGGEKKRNEVLQMALLEPRLAVLDETDSGLDIDALKIVAEGVNRLRSPERSMIVITHYQRLLDYIVPDKVHVLSQGRIVRSGGRELALELEEHGYGWIGAEGTPGTQAGHGTGARP; this comes from the coding sequence ATGCTGAAAATCAACAACCTGCACGCCTCGATCGACGGCAAGGCGATCCTCAAGGGCCTGGACCTGGAGGTCGCCGACGGCGAGGTGCACGCGATCATGGGCCCCAACGGCTCGGGCAAGAGCACGCTGGCCCAGGTGCTGGCCGGGCGCGACACCTTCACCGTCACCGACGGCAGCGTGGACTGGGACGGCGCCGACCTGCTCGCCCTGCCCGCCGAGGAGCGCGCCCGCGCCGGCCTCTTCCTCGCCTTCCAGTACCCGGTCGAGATTCCCGGCGTCTCCAACGCCTACTTCCTGAAGGCGGCGGTCAACGCCATCCGCCGCCACCGCGGCCTGCCCGAGTTCGATGCGATGGACTTCCTGTCGCGGGTGAAGGCCGAGATGAAGGCGGTGGGCATGAAGGAGGAATTCCTCTACCGCTCGGTGAACGAAGGCTTCTCCGGCGGCGAGAAGAAGCGCAACGAGGTGCTGCAGATGGCACTGCTCGAGCCCAGGCTCGCGGTGCTGGACGAGACCGACTCGGGGCTGGACATCGACGCGCTGAAGATCGTCGCCGAGGGCGTCAATCGCCTGCGCTCGCCCGAGCGCTCGATGATCGTCATCACCCACTACCAGCGCCTGCTCGACTACATCGTGCCCGACAAGGTGCACGTACTGTCGCAGGGCCGCATCGTGCGCTCGGGCGGACGCGAACTCGCACTGGAGCTGGAAGAGCACGGCTACGGCTGGATCGGGGCCGAAGGCACGCCGGGCACGCAGGCCGGCCACGGCACGGGAGCGCGGCCATGA